In a single window of the Mucilaginibacter defluvii genome:
- a CDS encoding DUF4290 domain-containing protein: protein MAYTKAPAEFDYNSTRNKLILTEYGRNVQNMVKYICNLDSKEERNRYAQVVIDLMGFLNPHLRDVADFKHKLWDHLHIISDYKIDVDSPYPKPTPESIHIKPQPLNYPNQRIRAKHYGKTIELMIERAKAIEEPERKRHMVQSIANFMKMAYVQWNKDSVSDEIILADLASMSRGELKLDDNINLNKVEYRTNPVNNQNARGKSNNQNNRGRSNNNGGGGQRNNNQNNRNRNNGGGRKF from the coding sequence ATGGCTTATACCAAAGCGCCTGCCGAGTTTGATTATAACTCTACAAGGAATAAACTAATATTGACCGAATATGGCCGTAATGTGCAAAACATGGTCAAATATATCTGCAATCTGGATAGTAAAGAAGAACGTAACCGCTACGCACAAGTGGTTATTGACCTGATGGGTTTTTTAAACCCTCACCTGCGCGATGTTGCCGACTTTAAGCACAAACTATGGGATCACCTGCACATTATATCTGACTATAAGATTGATGTTGACTCGCCATACCCGAAACCAACGCCAGAGTCAATCCACATAAAACCGCAACCGCTTAACTACCCCAATCAGCGTATACGCGCCAAACATTATGGCAAAACCATTGAGCTGATGATTGAGCGAGCCAAAGCCATTGAGGAGCCTGAACGCAAACGCCACATGGTACAATCAATAGCCAACTTCATGAAAATGGCTTATGTGCAGTGGAACAAGGATTCAGTATCTGACGAGATCATACTGGCTGACCTGGCCAGCATGTCGCGCGGAGAGCTGAAACTTGACGATAATATTAACCTTAATAAGGTTGAATACCGCACCAATCCGGTTAACAATCAAAACGCGCGCGGTAAAAGCAATAATCAAAATAACCGAGGCCGCAGTAATAACAACGGCGGCGGCGGTCAACGCAATAACAACCAAAACAACCGCAACCGCAATAATGGCGGCGGACGTAAATTTTAA
- a CDS encoding mandelate racemase/muconate lactonizing enzyme family protein: protein MNINSIDIYRFSIPMEPFAIATGTMDYAQNVFIRVHTNAGFYGVGECSAFPMIVGETQDTCLVMAREFARLWIGQDALDIEARMQQLHSFTAGNTTIKSAFDMALYDIAAKNSGLPLYKYLGGAVRDIETDITIGIGAPETMAEKAAHFKATGATILKVKLGRNAHTDVERIKQIRNAVGDGMRIRVDANQGWSFDDAVHALTNIAPYNIEFCEQPMRTWHDDRLPELMALTPVKIMADESVYNHHDARRQIESGSCRYINIKFSKSGGMLEAKKIHDTAAERNIPCMMGGMLESRIGLSAKLHFAYASSNIKFYDMDTCMLGHLTDPCVGGVKYDGYFLSIDDTPGIGADANESFLADCERFVVGV from the coding sequence ATAAATATTAATAGTATAGATATTTACCGCTTTAGTATACCTATGGAGCCGTTCGCCATAGCAACGGGCACTATGGACTATGCGCAGAATGTATTTATCCGGGTACATACCAATGCCGGTTTTTATGGCGTTGGCGAATGTTCTGCCTTCCCGATGATTGTTGGTGAAACGCAGGACACCTGCCTGGTTATGGCGCGAGAGTTTGCAAGGTTATGGATAGGCCAGGACGCGCTTGATATTGAAGCCCGTATGCAGCAACTGCACAGTTTCACCGCAGGTAACACCACCATTAAAAGCGCCTTTGATATGGCACTGTATGATATTGCTGCTAAAAATTCCGGTTTGCCGTTATATAAATATTTAGGCGGAGCCGTGCGCGATATAGAAACGGACATAACCATAGGTATTGGCGCACCGGAAACTATGGCCGAGAAAGCAGCACATTTTAAGGCAACAGGCGCTACTATATTAAAGGTAAAGCTAGGTAGGAATGCACACACAGATGTGGAACGCATAAAGCAGATCCGTAACGCCGTGGGCGATGGTATGCGTATACGCGTTGATGCCAACCAGGGCTGGAGTTTTGATGATGCTGTGCACGCACTAACCAACATCGCGCCTTATAATATTGAGTTTTGCGAGCAGCCTATGCGTACGTGGCATGATGATCGCTTGCCTGAATTGATGGCATTAACACCGGTAAAAATTATGGCCGACGAAAGTGTGTATAATCATCATGATGCCCGCAGGCAGATAGAAAGCGGATCGTGCCGTTATATTAATATCAAGTTCTCCAAATCGGGCGGTATGCTTGAAGCGAAGAAGATACATGATACTGCCGCTGAACGGAATATCCCCTGCATGATGGGCGGTATGCTCGAAAGCCGTATTGGGTTGAGTGCCAAGTTGCACTTCGCCTACGCAAGCTCCAATATTAAATTTTACGATATGGACACTTGTATGTTGGGTCATCTTACCGACCCATGCGTGGGAGGTGTAAAATACGATGGCTATTTTTTAAGCATAGATGACACACCTGGTATAGGCGCTGATGCAAATGAAAGCTTTTTGGCAGATTGCGAACGGTTTGTAGTTGGTGTTTAA
- a CDS encoding dipeptidase: protein MSAIKNYVAQHEQRMLDELFDLLRYPSVSADPKYKADVLKTADFVAKKLIEAGADNVEVCQTAGYPIVYGEKIIDANKPTVLVYGHYDVQPPDPLELWETPPFEPTIRDGKIFARGACDDKGQFYMHVKAFELMMQTDSLPCNVKFMIEGEEEVGSDNLGDFVKQNKNRLKADVILISDTAMISMEHPSLETGLRGLSYLEVEVTGPNRDLHSGVYGGAVANPATILAKMIASLHDENNRITIPGFYDDVINLRDAERDALNSAPYDDAEYKADLGVNELWGENGYSTFERTGTRPTLEVNGIWGGYIGEGAKTVLPSKASAKISMRLVPNQGSAKITTLFTDHFLSIAPPSVNVKVTPHHGGEPVVTPTDSIAYKAAQQAIAESFGKEPIPTRGGGSIPIVALFEAELRIKTVLMGFGLDSDNLHSPNEKYDIANYFKGIETIPLFYKHFAELSK, encoded by the coding sequence ATGTCAGCCATAAAAAATTATGTTGCGCAGCATGAGCAGCGAATGCTTGATGAACTGTTTGATTTACTGCGCTACCCGTCTGTAAGCGCAGACCCGAAATATAAAGCCGACGTTTTAAAAACAGCTGACTTTGTTGCAAAGAAGCTGATAGAAGCCGGCGCCGATAACGTAGAAGTATGCCAAACAGCCGGCTACCCTATTGTTTACGGAGAAAAAATTATTGATGCCAACAAACCAACGGTTTTGGTTTACGGGCATTATGATGTACAACCGCCGGACCCGCTTGAATTGTGGGAAACTCCGCCGTTTGAACCCACCATACGCGACGGTAAAATATTTGCCCGTGGCGCATGTGATGATAAAGGTCAGTTTTATATGCATGTAAAGGCCTTTGAGCTGATGATGCAAACTGACAGCCTGCCCTGCAACGTTAAGTTTATGATTGAGGGCGAGGAAGAAGTAGGCTCAGACAACCTGGGCGATTTTGTTAAGCAGAATAAAAACAGGCTTAAAGCCGACGTTATATTAATATCCGACACGGCCATGATCAGCATGGAACACCCGTCTCTTGAAACCGGTTTACGTGGCCTCTCCTATCTTGAGGTTGAAGTTACCGGTCCTAACCGCGATCTGCACTCCGGCGTTTACGGCGGTGCGGTTGCCAACCCGGCCACTATACTGGCTAAAATGATTGCCTCACTGCACGATGAGAACAACCGAATAACCATCCCCGGATTTTACGATGATGTAATAAACCTGAGAGATGCCGAACGCGACGCCCTAAATAGTGCACCTTATGATGATGCTGAATATAAAGCCGACCTGGGCGTTAACGAGCTTTGGGGCGAAAACGGCTACTCCACTTTTGAGCGTACCGGCACCCGCCCTACCCTCGAGGTAAACGGCATTTGGGGTGGTTATATTGGCGAGGGTGCCAAAACCGTACTTCCATCTAAAGCAAGCGCTAAAATATCAATGCGTTTGGTGCCTAACCAGGGTTCAGCCAAAATTACGACACTATTTACTGATCATTTTTTGAGCATAGCGCCACCATCGGTAAACGTAAAAGTAACCCCGCACCACGGCGGCGAACCTGTGGTTACGCCTACAGATAGTATAGCTTATAAAGCGGCGCAACAAGCTATTGCCGAATCATTCGGTAAAGAGCCTATACCAACCCGCGGCGGCGGCAGCATACCTATTGTTGCTTTATTTGAGGCTGAACTGCGCATTAAAACCGTATTGATGGGTTTTGGCCTGGATAGCGACAACCTGCACTCGCCAAACGAAAAGTATGATATTGCCAACTACTTTAAGGGCATTGAAACTATACCGTTATTTTACAAACATTTTGCTGAATTGAGCAAATAA
- a CDS encoding tetratricopeptide repeat protein has translation MNKYLLFLFLFTFGFNVYAFSSSNVMLQDTSEVIKFNKQGYDSRLTDPEQTLANANRALDLSKKLNYVRGMGESYRVLGIGYYYLNEAEKSIDNYLKALEYFKRINDLQSEAKVYNNIGNLFRDNDYDQSLNYLNKSLAIALKLKDRELIASLYLNIGNIKYRQKSFNQALDYYNRSSVIFSELQDTVNIIKCIQNKGVIYFYLNDYARSEKLLLQANEAAKRHDLNQTVASINLTLASLYIAKDKFADAVRVVEEGKTYSNIIKDQKLIYDYEYTNYQLEYKRRNYEKALRYLQAIYRQDSTLHKSNESTKINLIQKQFEQAETERKAALLLQRQAYDKQRFFGVTIVAILLLVVVGLLVGNVKRKAKTNTQLTELNAEVSKQKDNLDRINHHLEEIIDERTKDLQVKNRKLSEYSSYLSHQIRGPIATLKGLMNLEREGLVAQDECIRMMDKCVTDIDSRIIEMSDMLHNPAKDALD, from the coding sequence ATGAATAAATACCTACTCTTTCTATTCCTGTTTACTTTTGGCTTTAACGTTTACGCATTCAGCTCGTCAAATGTTATGCTTCAGGATACCAGTGAGGTAATCAAATTCAATAAGCAGGGTTATGATAGCCGGCTTACCGATCCCGAGCAAACTTTGGCCAATGCCAACCGCGCGCTCGATCTCTCAAAAAAACTGAATTATGTACGTGGTATGGGCGAATCATACCGGGTACTTGGTATCGGATACTATTATTTAAATGAGGCTGAAAAATCAATCGATAACTACCTGAAGGCACTTGAATATTTCAAGCGTATAAACGACTTGCAGAGCGAAGCAAAGGTTTACAATAACATCGGTAACTTGTTTAGGGATAATGACTACGATCAGTCGCTCAATTACCTGAATAAATCGCTGGCTATAGCTTTAAAACTTAAGGATAGGGAACTGATTGCTTCGTTATACCTCAATATCGGTAACATTAAATACAGGCAAAAAAGCTTTAACCAGGCGCTCGACTATTATAACCGCAGCAGTGTTATTTTCTCTGAGCTGCAGGACACGGTTAACATCATCAAGTGCATACAAAACAAGGGTGTAATCTATTTTTATTTAAATGATTATGCAAGGTCCGAGAAATTGCTGCTACAGGCCAATGAGGCCGCCAAGCGGCATGATCTGAACCAGACCGTTGCCAGTATTAACCTTACGCTTGCTTCGTTATATATAGCTAAGGATAAATTCGCAGATGCGGTAAGGGTAGTAGAAGAGGGAAAAACCTATTCCAATATCATTAAGGATCAAAAACTGATTTATGATTACGAATACACCAATTACCAGTTAGAGTATAAGCGCCGAAATTATGAAAAAGCCTTACGTTATCTTCAGGCTATCTATCGTCAGGACAGTACTCTGCACAAGTCTAACGAGTCGACCAAAATCAACCTGATACAAAAGCAGTTTGAACAAGCCGAAACAGAGCGTAAAGCAGCCTTGTTGTTACAAAGGCAGGCGTATGATAAACAACGTTTTTTTGGAGTTACTATAGTGGCCATACTATTACTTGTAGTAGTGGGCTTGCTGGTTGGTAACGTTAAGCGTAAAGCCAAAACCAATACGCAGCTTACAGAGTTGAATGCAGAGGTGTCTAAACAAAAAGACAACCTAGACAGGATAAACCATCACCTGGAAGAAATTATTGACGAGCGCACGAAAGATTTACAAGTTAAAAACCGCAAGCTTTCCGAATATTCATCCTATTTATCACATCAGATACGCGGGCCCATAGCTACGCTTAAAGGACTGATGAACCTGGAGCGTGAAGGGCTGGTGGCGCAAGACGAATGTATCAGAATGATGGATAAATGTGTAACGGATATTGATTCAAGGATTATCGAGATGAGCGATATGCTGCATAACCCGGCTAAGGATGCGCTCGATTAA
- a CDS encoding helix-turn-helix transcriptional regulator has protein sequence MIEKKKTNKSIGKNIRILRHQRGWSQEDVANRLGISIPAFSKIETGVTDINLSRLEQIANIFEVAVVYLLASDIEETEPEPSNLSVAQKKLLERETEIATLQRKVILLYEELRAKA, from the coding sequence ATGATCGAGAAAAAGAAAACAAACAAGTCAATCGGAAAAAACATCCGTATACTGCGTCATCAGCGTGGCTGGAGTCAGGAAGACGTAGCCAATAGGCTGGGCATATCAATACCTGCCTTTTCAAAAATTGAAACAGGCGTTACCGATATTAACCTTTCGCGCCTTGAACAAATTGCCAATATATTTGAGGTAGCGGTAGTTTACCTGCTGGCGAGTGATATTGAAGAAACGGAACCTGAACCATCAAATCTCAGCGTAGCGCAAAAAAAGTTGCTCGAACGCGAAACAGAGATAGCTACGTTGCAACGTAAAGTAATCCTTCTATATGAGGAATTGCGCGCCAAAGCCTGA
- a CDS encoding ATP-dependent helicase — protein MDYLAGLNREQRAAVEQTEGPVMIIAGAGSGKTRVITFRVAHLINKGVDAFNILVLTFTNKAAKEMRERINNLVGPDAKNIWMGTFHSVFAKILRVEADKIGYPNNFTIYDTDDSKSVLRAILKEMNLDDKLYNANFVYNRISAAKNNLVSWMDYQQNAQIQADDFSSGRGHLGKVYENYAKRCFRAGAMDFDDLLFKTNELLRDHADVLNKYQHKFKYLMVDEYQDTNFSQYLIVKKLAAVNENLCVVGDDAQSIYAFRGANIQNILNFEKDYPDLKVFKLEQNYRSTQNIVNVANSIIANNKEQLKKNVFSEKETGDKIKVIRAFSDNEEGKIIAEEIMQRRTTNGLKWNDFAILYRTNAQSRSMEEGLRKLNIPYKIYGGLSFYQRKEIKDLIAYFRLTFNPNDEEALKRVINYPKRGIGDTTVDKIILAADKNQITPWEVILAPTQYIDKTPASLANFATMIQSFQVIAKNQLAYDAALHIAQHSGVLKDLYEDKSVEGLNRYENIQELLNGIKEFQEREDIEERGLDVFMQDVALLTNDDNDKNKDADTVSLMTIHSSKGLEFQNVHVVGLEENLFPSQMSLNSRSDLEEERRLFYVAITRAEHKLTISYATSRFKFGTLINCEPSRFLDEIDAKYLELDFTAKPQPSPGSFGNERAAWSRGGGDTFSKPKPASAPVKTTSVLAKAHVPSPDFKPSDTSNLQVGMEVEHERFGFGKVISLEGNKPDVKATIFFKEVGQKQLLLKFAKLHVLN, from the coding sequence TTGGATTATTTAGCGGGATTAAACAGGGAACAACGTGCGGCGGTTGAGCAAACCGAGGGGCCGGTAATGATTATAGCGGGTGCCGGCTCAGGCAAAACCCGTGTAATTACTTTCAGGGTGGCACACCTTATCAATAAGGGCGTTGATGCCTTTAATATATTGGTGTTAACCTTTACCAATAAGGCTGCCAAGGAGATGCGCGAGCGTATCAACAACCTGGTTGGCCCTGATGCCAAAAACATCTGGATGGGTACCTTCCACTCGGTGTTCGCTAAAATTTTACGGGTTGAGGCCGACAAAATCGGCTATCCTAACAACTTTACCATTTACGATACCGACGACAGTAAGAGCGTTTTGCGTGCCATCCTGAAAGAGATGAACCTTGACGATAAGCTGTATAATGCAAATTTTGTATACAACCGCATATCAGCAGCCAAAAACAACCTGGTATCGTGGATGGATTACCAGCAGAACGCGCAGATACAGGCTGATGATTTTAGCAGTGGCCGCGGTCATTTGGGCAAAGTGTATGAAAATTATGCTAAAAGATGCTTCCGTGCAGGGGCGATGGATTTTGATGATCTTTTGTTTAAAACCAATGAACTGCTGCGCGATCATGCTGACGTGCTGAACAAGTATCAGCATAAATTTAAATACCTGATGGTGGATGAGTATCAGGATACCAACTTTTCGCAGTACCTGATCGTGAAAAAACTGGCCGCTGTTAACGAGAACCTGTGTGTTGTAGGTGATGATGCGCAAAGTATCTACGCCTTTCGGGGTGCAAATATCCAGAACATCCTCAACTTTGAAAAGGATTATCCGGATCTGAAAGTATTTAAGCTGGAGCAAAACTACCGCTCTACACAAAATATAGTAAACGTTGCCAATAGCATTATCGCCAACAATAAAGAGCAATTAAAGAAAAACGTATTCTCTGAAAAAGAAACCGGCGATAAGATAAAGGTGATACGCGCTTTCAGCGATAACGAGGAAGGCAAAATCATTGCTGAAGAAATTATGCAGCGCCGCACCACCAATGGGCTTAAATGGAATGATTTTGCTATACTTTACCGCACCAACGCGCAATCGCGCTCGATGGAGGAAGGTTTGCGCAAACTGAATATACCTTACAAGATATATGGCGGCCTGTCGTTCTATCAGCGTAAAGAGATAAAGGACCTGATCGCTTATTTCAGGCTAACCTTTAACCCAAACGATGAGGAAGCGCTAAAACGCGTGATTAACTACCCTAAACGTGGCATTGGTGATACCACCGTGGATAAGATCATATTGGCCGCCGACAAAAACCAGATTACGCCATGGGAAGTGATCCTCGCCCCTACCCAATACATCGACAAAACACCTGCATCGCTGGCCAACTTCGCTACCATGATCCAGAGTTTCCAGGTAATTGCTAAAAACCAACTGGCTTATGATGCCGCCCTGCACATCGCGCAGCATTCGGGTGTGTTAAAGGATTTGTATGAAGATAAATCGGTAGAAGGATTAAACCGTTACGAGAACATTCAGGAATTATTGAATGGCATCAAGGAGTTCCAGGAGCGGGAGGATATAGAAGAGCGCGGGCTTGACGTATTTATGCAGGATGTGGCCTTGCTTACCAATGATGATAACGATAAGAACAAGGATGCCGATACCGTTTCGCTCATGACTATCCACTCGTCAAAGGGGCTTGAATTCCAGAACGTGCATGTAGTGGGGTTGGAAGAAAACCTGTTCCCTTCGCAAATGTCTCTCAACTCGCGCAGCGATTTGGAAGAGGAACGCCGCCTGTTTTACGTTGCCATTACGCGTGCTGAGCATAAACTCACCATCAGTTACGCAACTTCGCGTTTTAAATTCGGCACACTGATTAATTGCGAGCCGAGCCGCTTTTTGGATGAAATTGATGCAAAATATCTGGAGCTGGATTTTACAGCCAAACCGCAACCGTCACCTGGATCATTCGGTAATGAACGCGCAGCCTGGAGCCGTGGCGGAGGCGATACTTTCTCAAAGCCTAAACCGGCTTCAGCACCGGTTAAAACCACTTCGGTTTTGGCGAAGGCGCACGTGCCATCACCAGATTTTAAACCTTCGGACACATCAAACCTGCAAGTAGGCATGGAAGTTGAGCATGAACGCTTTGGTTTTGGTAAAGTGATTAGCCTTGAAGGTAATAAGCCCGACGTAAAAGCCACAATATTTTTTAAAGAAGTTGGCCAAAAGCAGCTTTTACTAAAATTCGCAAAACTACACGTTTTAAACTAA
- a CDS encoding cytochrome c maturation protein CcmE, with protein sequence MKKSSIFGIIIIAIAIAVVISTYSNSSTYGTFTEATETKAELHVVGQLNKGKELYYDATKDANYFSFFMKDKDGKECKVIFTGTKPQDFERSEQLVLTGKMQGNEFHASKILMKCPSKYNDNKLNVAEATPKTATL encoded by the coding sequence ATGAAAAAAAGTTCAATTTTCGGAATAATCATTATAGCCATTGCCATTGCAGTGGTTATCAGTACTTATTCAAATTCAAGTACATACGGTACCTTTACTGAGGCTACCGAAACCAAGGCCGAACTGCATGTGGTGGGCCAGCTTAATAAAGGCAAGGAGCTGTATTACGATGCCACCAAGGATGCCAACTATTTTTCGTTTTTTATGAAGGATAAGGACGGTAAGGAATGTAAGGTGATCTTCACCGGAACCAAACCGCAGGATTTTGAGCGTTCGGAGCAGTTGGTACTTACCGGCAAAATGCAGGGTAACGAGTTTCATGCCTCAAAAATTTTGATGAAATGCCCGTCGAAGTATAACGACAATAAACTGAATGTGGCCGAGGCTACACCAAAAACCGCTACCCTCTAA